The nucleotide window TTAACGCAGAGTGCTGGTGTTCACCTTGTTAGCACCCTTGAACTCCTCTTGGTCAAAATCAAAGTGTCGACAGAGAGCCCCCACCGTAAACAGTGAGCGCAGGAGAGTAGGTTTGTTAGCAGCCAGAGTGGAGCTGTTGGGGTCCTCTTGGTGCTGTGTCTTCAGTTTTGCCAGAGCTCCTATAAAAATCACATAAACAGACAgtgaaaactaaagaaaaaaaattgctgaatTGGTTCTTCTAGATCAAATGACGACCTTTAACTTAGAATCTAGGAAATCAAACACTATTTGGTGAGTGTTCAAAGCTCTTGTTtatttggatttgaaatgagaTGATGAGTATGAGATTAAAATGTGACCTTTAATTTTGAGGTGAATAAAGAGGTTACGAGTTCCAAGCCCCATGCAGAGGTTATTAAATTTGTGGTCTATTCtagattatttttcttcctttttccatttcaactTTTGTGAGAATTCTGGTACAAAAAAATTCATGTTACAGTGCATAATTCTTACCATAGTAACGATTGAAACAAGCCCAAACAAACTTGTAGTTGTGTGTGACCTTGTTCACAACAGTACCAAGACAGCTCACACAGTGTTGTACAACCTGAGAAGCGAACACAACAAATGATAAACGATACTGTATGCTCAGAACGATTGTTTCACACCCATGCTGCTCATGTTTTTAGAGAGCTATCTGTGAAAGCTCTAGGCAGTGAATGTGACTGACCGTCATGCCATATTTGATGATGAGCTTCATCAGGTCTTCTTCTATGGTAGTGAGGAAAGTCTCACTTGGGTGCTCCATCAGAGGCACGACCAGCTCCAAGATCTTGGCCACGTTGCATATCACCATGAAGTCATTCTGAGTCTGAAATCACAGTAAAGACACATGACAGCTAAACAGTCCAAAGCTGAGTTGGAAAATAACTTTGTCAATAATTCCGTTTAAcacttgtgttttcatttggatGCCACTAGATGGTCCTGTAACACTACATAAAAGTTAGGTTTATTAATTTCTGCCTTGGGGGCACCATtctcaacaaatgtttttctcgTACTTTCAGGtaagcaaaaaaataatatgataatatataataacatatGAACAAAATGAAGTTTTACTTACATTGCACTTAGTGGTAAGGTGGGGCTGTATAGTCATGGCATGTTTGACCATTAACTGTGCTCTGATCTTGCTGAACAGGTAGAGAGTGGTGATGCATGCTACCAGACGACCTGAGTTGACCCCTTTGTCCTCACAGTCTGAATTTGTCACAACATAGTAATGTCTGacacaataaaaatgcaatgttaATTTTGTAAGCAAATATACTatcaaatttctttttattacctGCAAGAGACTCCTCATATTTCAGTATGTGTTCCACAAGATTGTCCACCAACTGAACACAGGCCTTCTTGGCAGGTTTGTAAGTAGCTTCCTCTTCTGACTTCAGTAGCTAAACAGTTTTCATAAAAAGGTTAGATAAGATCACACAACAACCATAATGAGGGCACACAAGCTGCTGTTGAGATatcaaaacacttcaaaaaagTTCAACAACTCACATTTTGGAGAAGCTGCTCAAACCAGTCATAGCCTGAATCTTTGCATGCCGACACCTGTGATGAAATCAAAACATTACATGTCTTAGATTATGAACATGTCAAACACCAAAATGTTTCGTATTTAAAAAGATTGGACCAGAATTTTGAGCTGAAAAGTACGCACCACATCTGTGATGTTCAGGATCTTTCTGGTCATGGCATCTTTGTCATGGCTCGGTGTGGGAGTGAACCAGAGTTTCTGGAATGTCTCATTCACCAATTTCTGCATGGACAGAgacattaaattatataaagtgtacattaaaaaatataaactgcCACTTTTGAGAGGCTTTcaaataaagataaatacaaACCTTGATCCCCTCCTCATCATTGACTCTTCGGATCATCTTCACACACATCTCAGTGATCTTGTGGAAGTCTGGTTGCTCCAGGCAAATATCCCGCAGGATCTTAATGACCCTCTTCCTTACACTGATACCTGTGTCCTATGTGAAGACAAAATGGGTACAAATGGGTACCTCTTTTGGTTATTGTGATTTCTGAGctgaattatttttcatttaatagcAAATATCCCTAtggaaatgttaaaatgaaataaagtgaaagtGCCAAATGGTTGCAGTTCTTTCTTTGATCTTTAGGTGGCAGTGTGGGGAAGAGATGATTTAACCTCAGCTGAACTTTTGCCTTAAATGAACTTTATGGTCACAATTTGCTTAAGTCAAGGAAAAGTTCCACTTAAGCGTGCCTTATTATAGACGTTGCATATTCCTTTCCAGAAATGACCAGGGAAAAAATAGTTACACTTGTGTATGACACAGATCCTGaaactaaaatgtcaaaaatgtgaaGAGGAAAGCTTAAGAAATTACCAATATCCTTTCAATGAGCATGTCATAGTACTGCTCAATGAGCTCAGGTCGACTTAGCACAAAACGGCCCAGGAGCTCCACAGCTGCCTCTCGCACACTGGTGGAGTTGTCCATGAGGCGACAATGAACCCCACGCTGCATAtccaactgaaaaacaaatagtATAGCATTAGCAGTCAAGAACAGATAAACATGATGGCTGCTAGTTTGACAGTGGTAAACTGGAAAAATTGCCTGATAATGCCACACTACACTAAAACTCTGTAACAGAATCTCCTGCtacaaattataaatttaaaaattaagatgttttttctttctgtaatacaaaaaacattcaatgtTACCACCATCAATCCAGCAGTCTAAGAGTTGTGCAGCCAATACAGGATGACTTACCCGTGCCAGAATACTTGGATCCACAGCCACTACTTCAGAAAGACACTTCATGGCTTTAGTTCTGACTGCAATAGCACTCTCGCCCAGTACTCTCAGAATCTATACAcaagatagaaaagaaaaaaattagagatTGGCAACACAATATGATGTTTATGTTAAATGAATTCTCTTACCTGTGATAGATAAATATCAAAGCTCTGTGCAAACGGCCTCATAGAGGCCAGATATCTGACAATCAGACAGGACTCCTCATAGTCTACTGTGTTTAACCTGAAAGAAAAGTCAAGAGGACAGTGGATTACCAGGATAGATGAACAAGTGAAACAGTGTAGCATATTAGTGCAGTGATCCAGTGTGAAGTAGTATTTACCTCAGAGAACTGTAATGTGATGCTGAAGTCTTGATGACCTTGCGAAGGAATTTCTTTCGTGCCTCGGTTCTCTGCATAATCTCCCCAGTTGCGTCAACAACCTCTGAATGACAGCGACCTCTCAAGTCCTCATTGTTCTCATTTTGAGACTTCATTGCTTTCTCTGCCTCACTTGCTGTGTCCCTGAACCACTGGGCAATGTAAAATTTCCTGGCAAACTGGATGAAACAAACGCATTTATGTgatgaaaaatactgaatattgtaAGGCATATTATACAGTGTAATACCACTTTGACACAGAGGAACACTGTTTAACCCATGTCTCTTTTATGCTAATCCTAACAACCCACAATATCCCTGTTCCGCACCACTTGACAGCTTCATGTAACAGGAGTATTTAGGGTGAATATTACTGCATTCAAACACTAAGAATCCAGTTGTAAAGGAAATTATAAATGGGATCATAATGACctgtgtaaaaaatgaaaattaaacactCACCACTAGAGATGGATctgtgtcaatcttctcatccaggAAGTCTAGTAAGTCCTTCTGAAGTTGCTGGATCTCATCACTGCCTGGATTCTGTAAGGACATCAATGAGCAAAGAGCATCTCAAAAGCAGTTCAACAGGACTGATCACTTATGGTAATTTAAAGGTGTTCAAATGATTCTATAACTATCTTGTATACCTCCTTGAGGATGCGGTCTATAGCCTTTTGGTCCATCTTGCTAGTCAGAGCATCTTTACGCAGGCGAGAAGCAACAGTGCCGAGGTAGTCCAGCGATGCCACCCTGAGTgccatttctgtctgtttgttacTGAACTGATGCACCTGAAGCACaagaagcagaggagaaatgtcacaacaaaaacaaacatcagaagTTGTTTCTACTGGACAGATGTGAATGATGCTACTCACCAACAGCCGACCCAGTAAACTGAGCAGCAGTTCAGCTGCAGGCCACTCAGGCTTGTTGACTGCAGACAAGAGGTCATGAACAAAGTTCTCAAAGAGTGGCCTGTagtcctcctctccctgcttaCTGCCACACCTGACACATACAGAATACAATCTTTTATTATAATACTTTGTTCAACATTGAGCCTTTTAATATTAGAGCCTATTCCACAGCAGTAGCAGGTACACTGCGTAAAGACATAGATTATGGCTTAAGGTTAATAAGGAGTGGATGAGATCAGGCATACGTCATGTTGTATAGCGAGAGTGGGAACAATTACTCACTtcttcagaaacactgagaggaAGTTCTGAGCTGTCCTCATTGCAGTTTCATATGAGTTTGTGATAAGGACATCCTTGTCCACCTAGGAAAAAGTACACAATAAGTAAAGCAATTTCGGAATCAAAACATGCTCTCTGAtaaatatcttttaaatatCAGTTACATCCTTTGTCTCTACCTTCTTACTATGTTCGTCCTCTGCGTCTCTTTCCGAGGGAAGGTGTACCACACACTGGATGAGCTGAAGAACCAGGGCTGACACCATCTGGATATACACAGGATCGCCATCCGAATCACTGCTTTTCAGTCTAGGGGCGAATGACACATTTGTGTCCTTAAGTTTACTGAGCAGCACAGGGGACTTCATTGATCAGTTGTTCTTATTTATGTCATTTCACTGGACAAATATTAACTCTGGATGTATTTACCTAAAGTTCCTGAGGCTGCGTTTACTAGTAGGCAGTCGAGCAAGGGAGGTGAAGATCTCTTCAAGAATGAGCTGCCTGTGCTTCTCATAACGAGAGAAGACCTGAGGAGGAGTAAAACGCAAAGCGCTACATCAAAATATGACAATAGAGATGCAGGATCATGTCATCAAAAACCCAATCTGAATCAATAGAAAAAATTAACTGCTAAAACAGCACGAAAATATCATGCCATGGCAGACTTACTGCTGTCACTAATGTGATGGCACATAACTGCAGTTCACTGACATTCTCCACAAAAAATGGTGTAATACCCAGAGTAGACACCTAAAAGTCAGGCACAGAAGCAATCAGGTATGTTAGAGCTCGAGAGACAAAGGTTAAATAAGGTCACGAACTTGAATGACATCAGACCGGATTAAGAGTCTCACCTGGAGGATTGTGGTGTCGGTTAGCAGCTGGATCTCCAGGAGCTCTGAGATGTTGCTGACAATATCACACACTTTGTTGTAAAGCATGACTACCACCTTCTGTTTATGGGTGGAACACTTTGCTCTCTTGGACTTTGAAGTATGCACACCACCTTAAGCGAGgaagataaaaaggaaaataagagtTGGTTGACACCACTTTAATCATCAATGGCAAAATACCAAGGATACGTGATGCAggtcatttaaataattttcttaataaataggtgtttgaatgtgtttgacATTAAGCAGACATTTCTAtattgaaatatgaaatatgacaacaaaaaaattctgtaaccaacttttattaaaagtgaaataagcTGATAAGAACTGTTTTCAGGAATTTAAGTTAAagtatttgcaattttttttacagaagtaAATCCCTAAAGGCTTTGCAACTGTTTCCAGTATTGGCTCATTACTAGATTTTTAACAATGGAGGTCCCGTATTTtgagctatttttaaaaaaaagtcaacttgGATCAGCCTAATCAGCTTGTTAATACTTGTATTTTTCAGACATAAAGATAGCCCTTGGAAATCAAGGTTACTGCAATTTTGTAAAGCTTTTagaagaacaaagaaaactgtACTGACCTCCATGGGAATCCACTCTGTAGACCGGGTCATACTGAGGGTACAAAGAGTTTTGCAGATGGAATTTGGTGTACTGCATCACCCTCTCAATAACATCCTCTATGTACACAGCCTTGGGCATGCGTGGAGATGTCATGATGTTGAGAGCGGTCAGGCAGGCATCAGCAGACTTAGTCACCCGCTCCATGATAAGGTCACGCCACAACCGCTCCTCATCCATGGAATCATTATCCTACAAATTCCAAAAACAAttagtaaaaaaatgaaacaactaTGAAGCtttaaaattaagtaaaattagGCTATAAAATCCTCATCATTccacagctaaaaaaaatctCGCTGACAACTTACATGATTCATTAATGTGGAAAGTTTGACGCTGTCCTGAATGTTCTTCTCGAGGACATTCAAAATTTTCACCAGTTTACCCGATGAAAACTGTGGATTagacagatgatgatgattattttcacacCTGAGCGTAACCACATGTAGTGACAGTGCACAGACATACTGCTATTACCTTGTTAAAGATGCCCATAGCTTTAATCTTAGCAGAATGGCTGCCTAGCTCGCTCAACTGGTGCTTTCCAAGCAAGAGCTCTTGAGGTATCTCGTCATCATCTGTGTGCGGGTACAAAGAtataatgttgacattttttgaatttaCCACTTTGAGAAATGTCAAGAACTTTGGAAACTGCGCAGAGCTTCATGTTTACCTGTGGCAGTGAGGTCCACATCCTCAAGGTTCTCAAGAATGTTATCCACATTGGCTATAAATCTCTTAAATGTGGAGGAGTCCATCATTTCTGTTAAacaaatgtaagaaaactgAATCATAAAAATATGTACTTTTAAAATCGAACTGGTATTGTAAAAGTTCCAATTCAAAGTTGTAAAACAATACCCTCTGGTGTCAGCTTGGCATCATACaccttcttgtttttctgtttctcctttttcttcaattttctggcaactgaacaaaaagaaaacaccataACAACATTAATCAAATCCTTGACAGAAGCTCAAGCATGGAATATTTAATAGAGAAAGACTTTAGTGCAGTTATCCAACTATCCAAGGGAAATGGCCTTACTTGtggtttcaaataaaaataatttggatGACAGCAGTCAGGAACAAGAATCACTATTTGAATTGGCTGacataatttgcatttttttttatctatggTCTATTGTTTGAGATTATAACTGAGATAAAATCATTTTGCCTTCACAGAGACAGTCTACACTgtcaacatcttttttttttttttttgcctatgGTCACTGGCAAAGCCTATGCAAAAATGACTCACCATCACTTAGGCTTGGTGGTGGAGAGCCTTCATCCGATGCTTCTGGGTTCCATTCACGATGACGGCTACCGGACCCCCGGCGAGCATTATGAAAACTTCCACTTCGACGGTGCTCTCCAGAACCTTTCCTCTCTTCGTACTTCCATGTCTTGTCTTGGTCtttcttgtgctttttctttgcAGCTGAAACAATAACAGAATAGGATGAGTCAGAAAATACGTTTTTTGAAGAACTCTGAGCACCAATTATGACATTattaagtaatttaataaaatgtaataataaagtACAAAATATTTGGAGGCAAGTATTTTTCATCTTCAGGATTAATGCAAGGTAAAACATTGTTCTGTCAAAAGTGGAGACAACAAAGTGATTGACAGATTTTGTAACACTCTGATGTATATGTGCAGACATTGTGAATATTTTAGGTTTAATGCTCACACTCATTGTCAGAATCATCATTATCTTCATCTGAGTCCACCTCAGCGTACTTGGATTTCTTACTGATCATACAGTGCCTTCGCTTGTTTGTCTTCTCACAAAATGACATCTCTGTAAGCACAAGACGTTAATGAGCTTTCAGCACAAGAAAAATCTATAATTCAAAAGAAGACACACTCAGTAACTCAATAATCCATAgctatttatttgaaataagGACTTTGATAAGAATGAATCCTGACACAGTGgtttaaagtaaataaacaatcCAGAAACTTGGCAATGTCATATTGCACATATCTATCACCTGCAGTTTTGCATACATATTTAATAAACAAAGTAAATCATACCTCTCCCTGATTTATCAAAGGAGGACCAGTTGCCAGATCTGGAGCTGTGTGCATTCTTGCTTTCCCTAATGATCCTTTTTACCTCATCAACACTGAGTCTCTGAAGCACAACAACAGGCTTTGCGCCTTTGCTTAAGTTCTCTAACAATGACATTCTCTCCAGTGTGATCAGGGGTCCACTCCAGCCCTCTGTCAATTTGTTTGAAAGTTGTGGAACTTTGTCTCTTCCATCTCGTTTCAATTTAGGAATCACAAAGTTCTTCAGACTCCCTGTCTTGCCACCCAGCAGGTATGAGGGGAAGTTGCTATGTTTTGTCTCAAAAGACTGTTTGTTTCCAGCTTGGCATCTAATGCTACCATCGCcacctttcttctctttcttattTTGGGAGTTTTGAAGGGTGGAACTTTCTGTCCTCTGACGACCATTGAGGTCAGTGGATTTTCTGCTCCCATCTTGCTTCGCTCTCAGGTTGTCAGATTTAGTATGACGATCAGGAGAGTGTCTATTGCAGTTTTCCCTTGACAATGTCTTGTGTTTCCTTTCCCTGtccttgtctctgtctctgtccctgtccctgtgCCTGTCcctgtctttatctctgtctctatctctgtctctatttctatctctgtctctgtccttatCCTTTTCTCTATCCCTGGCTTTGTCTTCTCCATGTCTGGCGTTACGCTCCGCCTTGCTCATGGTTTTTGGAGTCTCGGGTTGGCTGACATGGGATCGGTGACTGTTGTGgttcttttcctctttgtggCGCGAATCTGAATGCCTGTCATGTTTCTGTCGTGGTGTGTCTGGCCGTCTGTCATCTGAGCGTCCCTTGCCACTGTCCATCTTGCCATCATGTCTGTGTCTGGCTTCCCATCGGCTTTCCTGCTTCTGTTTAGGGGTTTCTGGTTGCCCATCTGAGCCAGTCTTTCTCGGATAGTCAGCATGCTGTTTGTTGATCCCAGGTTTGTTTTCAACAACTTTATCTACCTTTGCATCAGCCTTTGACTTTAAGCGCTGTAGGTGGTCCTCACACAGCTGCCGTGCTTCCAATACCACTATAGGCTGTCCTATCATTCTGCCAGCTTGCTGCAGATCAATACTGACCATCAAAGCAGGCCGACTGGTACCATTACTTGTGGCACTTGTCTTCTTGGGTGTCACTTTGCTGCCAGTGTTTCCCACTTGTACAGAAGGCCCGTCACTTGCCTCGGCTCCAGATTCCTGAGGATACGAGTCTTGCTTTCGCTTTTTCAGTGGCTTGTCTGCAATAAACAACACAGTAGTTTAGCTTCTCTATAAACGCAAACAAACTtcaggcaggaaaaaaatgcaaaaaggtaCAGGGCCAAAACAGACGCAGAAATTCACCTTTATCCTGGACTTCTTTAGACCATCGTTCTCTTTCACTGGCTGACTCGCATTCTATTCTCTCAATCTCTGCAAGTGCATCTATCTCAGCATCATCATACACAACCCCACCGATGACTCCGATCTCCTTGGTATTTGGCTGAACAGGAACCTGCTGATAGTTTACCTGTTCCTCAACACCAAACTTGTGAGACAAGTCCTGGGCATCCCTTGACAACTGATTATTATTCATCAAATCGGTTTCATGGTCTAAGTCCATATGTCCCCTCAGAGGAAGTTCTCCAGATTGATCCACGTCTGGAAGCTTCACTCGCGACAGTTTTAAAGTCAGCCTGGCAGAGTCTTTTGATGGAGAACTAACAATGTCGTACAAGGCGTTTTTGTCCATCTGctcattttcctctttacaCCTTTCTCGCTGCTTCTTTTTGTGGTCAGCAGAGGTGAGGAGCAGGTCAGGCGCTGCACCTAGTGGCATATCAGGTGGAGGTGACTGCCTGAAAAGAGGAGGCCTGGACCCTgctgaaacacaaataaattcaaggaaaagagagcagcagagaataAGTCTAGGCAAATAATGAATTGTACAATAGTGTATTAGTTTTTGTTCTACAAAATGAAGAGGAATCATTTGTTGCTAAGGCAGcatacattttgcatttgtctCTTCACTCCCAGCAGAGGAACACACAGATTGTGGTGATTTAACTGGAAAAGTGGCAGCCCTCACAGAGGGGTCATTCTCCTGTTGGAACACAAGACATGTATCATCACTTTTAAGTGAGCATCTGCTGATATCCAGTTCAGGATATCTTAATTCTCTGCATTACCTCATTTCCCAGTCTGTGAGCCATGTTCATGTATTCTTCATCTGAGCCTAGTCTTGCATTATGATTAGTTGAATTACTTGATAGCTGTCCAGAGACCTTGTTGTCATGGCTATTTCTCACACCATCAGCAACTAAAACAAGAGAGCAAAATAACATCTTTATTTGTGATGGGCAATGCGTCACATCTACATGCGAGATAGACAGATTCTACTCCACCTTTACAGATATCTGTACTTTTACCATGTTAGACTAAGACAGCGCCAGCTTATCAACTTCCTCCTCACCACATAAGTGTGCATAAAAGTTAGTGATGTTGAAGGATTGGTTAAGCAGTTCGCTTGCAGCCAGCTGAGTTTATCTGAAACACCATGCAGGTGGTGTCATTTAGAATTAGTGGCAGTATATTGAAGTTATTGAGATAGCTCATGGTTGATAAATGatgtactgtacagtgtgtAGTCTCTTGTGGAAGGCTTCTTGTTTTAGGCAGAATGCTTCAATAACTTATACTATAAATCGAGATATTTAATCAAAATAGAAAAGTACGCAACAATGACTACATAGTACATGTCATGTTAAATACTGTCCACCTAGACTTGTTTTAAGCCAGCAGCAGTACAAATgcatacaaaattaaaattcaaaaaagcaGGCAGCTAATTACACATTTCTCCTGATTTTACTTTCTACTCACCTTGCTGAGTCTGCTGGTGTTGAGAATAACTGGGTGGATTATACTGCATATAATCTGCAGGACTCTGAGGAGTATAGGGACTAGGTATAGGGCTGTTCTGCTGGGTTACGAACCGAGAAGCTGACCCAGACTGTGGGGATGTAAAACATCTGTAAAAGGAGGAAGGTAAGAAGTCATCTTAGTAGAAGCACAGATGCTTCTGCTTTTGCATTATCAGACAGTATGCTGGCGCCACCTTACCCAGAGGGGCTTTGAGGGACAGTGGTTTGTTGATAATTTGATGCTGGACTCCCATGCACCTGATTCTGGGATATTTTATACTGTTGCATCATTGGCTGCTGGATTACACCTAAAAGATaacgatttttaaaaaaaatatataatcaagGTTATACAAACAAGGAATTGAATATACACAATTCTGCAGCACCAACTCTTTCATATGTACCTAGCTAATGGAAACTCAGCCATATAGGTTTTCATATCTGATAACATCTACACTTAAACAAAATACTCAGAGGTAAAATAGAATAACACCTACAGTGTATCAACAGTCTCCAGCTAAACCAAACACTATCTACTCAATAGCAATAATGGGTGCTACTATTAAGCATGATTAAGTAAAAGGTGTTTCTACTATTGTGTCCCCCAATTCTAAACTGTAGATGTGGGTGGACtaaacattagaaacacctttTAATGTAATGCTGTCCAATACAGCACCACGTGCAGCCtcaaaaaatagaatatatataGTTAAATACCATTGTGTTAACCAGtgttaacaaaaactgaacatcacctatgatgtgtatatgtgtgtgtgtgtgtatacacacacacacacacacacacgcacacacacacacagagatccttgattatattttgtagtTGCCAACATCTCTGGCTCTGCAGGACACACTATGTGCAAagctttcccctcttttttctctttggtacAAGTAATGATTCAGTATGAATGAGTGTATGCATACTATATGCTTATAATTACCTGTAATTGCAAGCTAGTGTAGCTGCTTATAAAACTAGAAGGCTTTCCTAATCAAAGgttaaaagacaaatatgaAACTGTTTATGGTAATTATTGATGCAATTCGTgatgacaaaacaaatgttgctAATACCTGAAGAACTGTGTTTGAGTTTCttgttaatatacagtatctctctGTGGATAAATATAGTATCACAGGAGCTATATAAATAGTGCCAGCACCTAGAACTACATTAGGATGAAAA belongs to Xiphias gladius isolate SHS-SW01 ecotype Sanya breed wild chromosome 20, ASM1685928v1, whole genome shotgun sequence and includes:
- the LOC120806824 gene encoding nipped-B-like protein isoform X1 is translated as MNGDMPHVPITTLAGIASLTDLLNQLPLPSPLPATTAKSLLYNGRISEEVSNLLVCRDENLVTQLAHSLNQVSTEHIELKDKLGNDEPEGEMPMLLQTLLSRNPKIFRDKSVIQQPMMQQYKISQNQVHGSPASNYQQTTVPQSPSGCFTSPQSGSASRFVTQQNSPIPSPYTPQSPADYMQYNPPSYSQHQQTQQVADGVRNSHDNKVSGQLSSNSTNHNARLGSDEEYMNMAHRLGNEENDPSVRAATFPVKSPQSVCSSAGSEETNAKSGSRPPLFRQSPPPDMPLGAAPDLLLTSADHKKKQRERCKEENEQMDKNALYDIVSSPSKDSARLTLKLSRVKLPDVDQSGELPLRGHMDLDHETDLMNNNQLSRDAQDLSHKFGVEEQVNYQQVPVQPNTKEIGVIGGVVYDDAEIDALAEIERIECESASERERWSKEVQDKDKPLKKRKQDSYPQESGAEASDGPSVQVGNTGSKVTPKKTSATSNGTSRPALMVSIDLQQAGRMIGQPIVVLEARQLCEDHLQRLKSKADAKVDKVVENKPGINKQHADYPRKTGSDGQPETPKQKQESRWEARHRHDGKMDSGKGRSDDRRPDTPRQKHDRHSDSRHKEEKNHNSHRSHVSQPETPKTMSKAERNARHGEDKARDREKDKDRDRDRNRDRDRDRDKDRDRHRDRDRDRDKDRERKHKTLSRENCNRHSPDRHTKSDNLRAKQDGSRKSTDLNGRQRTESSTLQNSQNKKEKKGGDGSIRCQAGNKQSFETKHSNFPSYLLGGKTGSLKNFVIPKLKRDGRDKVPQLSNKLTEGWSGPLITLERMSLLENLSKGAKPVVVLQRLSVDEVKRIIRESKNAHSSRSGNWSSFDKSGREMSFCEKTNKRRHCMISKKSKYAEVDSDEDNDDSDNESAKKKHKKDQDKTWKYEERKGSGEHRRSGSFHNARRGSGSRHREWNPEASDEGSPPPSLSDVARKLKKKEKQKNKKVYDAKLTPEEMMDSSTFKRFIANVDNILENLEDVDLTATDDDEIPQELLLGKHQLSELGSHSAKIKAMGIFNKFSSGKLVKILNVLEKNIQDSVKLSTLMNHDNDSMDEERLWRDLIMERVTKSADACLTALNIMTSPRMPKAVYIEDVIERVMQYTKFHLQNSLYPQYDPVYRVDSHGGGVHTSKSKRAKCSTHKQKVVVMLYNKVCDIVSNISELLEIQLLTDTTILQVSTLGITPFFVENVSELQLCAITLVTAVFSRYEKHRQLILEEIFTSLARLPTSKRSLRNFRLKSSDSDGDPVYIQMVSALVLQLIQCVVHLPSERDAEDEHSKKVDKDVLITNSYETAMRTAQNFLSVFLKKCGSKQGEEDYRPLFENFVHDLLSAVNKPEWPAAELLLSLLGRLLVHQFSNKQTEMALRVASLDYLGTVASRLRKDALTSKMDQKAIDRILKENPGSDEIQQLQKDLLDFLDEKIDTDPSLVFARKFYIAQWFRDTASEAEKAMKSQNENNEDLRGRCHSEVVDATGEIMQRTEARKKFLRKVIKTSASHYSSLRLNTVDYEESCLIVRYLASMRPFAQSFDIYLSQILRVLGESAIAVRTKAMKCLSEVVAVDPSILARLDMQRGVHCRLMDNSTSVREAAVELLGRFVLSRPELIEQYYDMLIERILDTGISVRKRVIKILRDICLEQPDFHKITEMCVKMIRRVNDEEGIKKLVNETFQKLWFTPTPSHDKDAMTRKILNITDVVSACKDSGYDWFEQLLQNLLKSEEEATYKPAKKACVQLVDNLVEHILKYEESLADCEDKGVNSGRLVACITTLYLFSKIRAQLMVKHAMTIQPHLTTKCNTQNDFMVICNVAKILELVVPLMEHPSETFLTTIEEDLMKLIIKYGMTVVQHCVSCLGTVVNKVTHNYKFVWACFNRYYGALAKLKTQHQEDPNSSTLAANKPTLLRSLFTVGALCRHFDFDQEEFKGANKIVIKDKVLELLLYFTTHKDEEVQIKAIIGLGFQFIMHPELMFVQDVKLLYNSILSDENSMVSLKIQVLKNLQTYLQEEDSRMQEADREWKNQAKQEDLKEMGDISSGMSSSIMQIYLKQVLESFFHSQSTVRHFALSVITLTLNQGLIHPVQCVPYLVAMGTDPEPTMKNKADQQLVEIDKKYSGFIHMKAVAGLKMSYQVQQAINGSKDTVTRGVRHDDSESALCSHLYTMVRGNRQHRRAFLISLLNLFDDSSKTEVNMLLFIADNLACFPYQTQEEPLFIMHHIDITLSVSGSNLLQSFKESLRKEPVQQEKKVKMKKKKKQPWRRKYCSDDDDDDDEDEDEEQSRGNSSSSDEDDEVVHRRKKSVVSDSDSEMEDEDAVMDHLPENPNPLLDFASASQGILLLLVLKQHLKNLYGFSDSKIQKYSPTESAKVYDKAVNRKSKVHFNPRQTLDYLKSDLANTDLSYETKRNIVKQYLDFKVLMEHLDRDEDDEEGEASANARNKAISSLLRGPKFQNHNHNNHTAPVETDDEESEDEDPSPRKPRKGRDSVEDSGHMNETVEAMDVIAICCPKYKDRPQIARVIQKTRSGYSIHWMTGTYSGPWAEAKKRDGRKKVPWVDTIKESDIIYKKISLTSGHKLTNKVAQTLRALYAAKEGTKT